One segment of Nostoc flagelliforme CCNUN1 DNA contains the following:
- the mfd gene encoding transcription-repair coupling factor, translating into MSFSSIVRALARSPLTTEFISKLNRQQELRLNGIPRLPKGLVASALAQSQGKDLFVVCATLEEAGRVYAQLEAMGWQTVHFYPTSEASPYEPFDPETEMSWGQMQVLADLLKNQESLVTCTERSRSISQLSLETNQGQRINDIDASAASRRVGQMTNLAIVATQGALQPHLPPPEAFGQFCLTLKRGMELDLNGFSEKITILGYERVPLVETEGQWSRRGDIVDVYPVSSEFPVRLEWFGDEIEQMREFDPATQRSALDKVDQLILTPTSFAPIVMAALKNNSELGVISYELNSDSELSTENSSLLEGSRRFLRLAFEQPASLLNYLSENTLIAIDEPEQCHAHSDRWVENAEEQWGIGNRELGIGNGEESTSSPLALPKIHRSFDECLADVAKFKTLYLSELSEENDGINLASRPVPVTPHQFAKLAETIRQERDRNFSIWLLSAQPSRSVSLLQEHDCPAQFIPNPRDYQAIDKLQINHTPIALKYSGLAELEGFILPTYRIVIVTDREFFGQHSLATPGYIRKRHKATSKQVDPNKLRPGDYVVHRNHGVGKFVKLESLTINNETRDYLVVQYADGLLRVAADQVGALSRFRAAGDKAPELNRMTGKAWENTKNKVRKAIKKLAVDLLKLYAARSQQQGFSFPGDMPWQEELEDSFPYQPTTDQLKAVQDVKRDMESDRPMDRLVCGDVGFGKTEVAIRAVFKAVTAGKQVALLAPTTILTQQHYHTLKERFAPYPVNVGLLNRFRSAEERRDIQKRLATGELDVVIGTHQLLGKGVTFRDLGLLVVDEEQRFGVNQKEKIKSLKTQVDVLTLSATPIPRTLYMSLSGIREMSLITTPPPTRRPIKTHLSPINSESIRTAIRQELDRGGQVFYVVPRVDGIEETTANLREVLPGARFAIAHGQMDESELESTMLTFSNGDADILVCTTIIESGLDIPRVNTILIEDAHRFGLAQLYQLRGRVGRAGIQAHAWLFYPKQRQLSDAARQRLRAIQEFTQLGSGYQLAMRDMEIRGVGNLLGAEQSGQMDAIGFDLYMEMLEEAIREIRGQEIPQVEDTQIDLNLTAFIPADYITDLDQKMSAYRAVATAKSKSELKQIAAEWSDRYGTLPVPANQLLRVMELKQLAKKLGFSRIKPENKQHVVLETPMEEPAWNLLVANLPDNLKTRFVYSPGKVTVRGLGVFKADQQLQNLIDAFGRMQGAIPEVAVV; encoded by the coding sequence ATGTCATTTTCTTCTATTGTGCGTGCCTTAGCGCGATCGCCACTTACCACTGAATTTATTTCTAAGTTAAACCGACAACAAGAATTGCGGTTAAATGGCATTCCTCGACTACCCAAGGGTTTGGTGGCTTCGGCATTGGCCCAATCTCAGGGCAAGGATTTGTTTGTGGTTTGCGCCACTCTGGAAGAAGCTGGACGCGTTTACGCACAACTGGAGGCAATGGGATGGCAGACAGTACATTTTTACCCCACCTCTGAGGCTTCTCCCTACGAACCTTTTGACCCGGAAACTGAGATGAGTTGGGGGCAAATGCAGGTATTGGCAGATTTGCTCAAAAATCAAGAGTCATTAGTCACTTGTACTGAGCGTAGTCGAAGTATTAGTCAGTTGTCATTAGAAACAAACCAAGGACAAAGGATAAATGACATAGACGCTTCTGCGGCTTCCCGCAGGGTAGGACAAATGACAAATTTAGCAATCGTTGCTACTCAAGGGGCGCTGCAACCTCACTTACCACCACCAGAAGCTTTTGGGCAATTCTGTCTTACCTTAAAGCGGGGGATGGAATTAGACTTGAATGGCTTCAGTGAGAAAATAACTATTCTGGGATACGAACGAGTACCTCTGGTGGAAACAGAAGGACAGTGGAGCCGACGGGGCGATATTGTTGATGTGTACCCAGTTTCATCTGAGTTTCCAGTCCGGCTGGAATGGTTTGGTGATGAAATCGAGCAAATGCGGGAATTTGACCCAGCAACCCAACGTTCCGCCCTGGACAAAGTTGATCAGTTAATTCTTACCCCCACTAGCTTTGCTCCCATCGTCATGGCGGCACTGAAGAATAATTCTGAGTTAGGAGTTATAAGTTATGAGTTAAATTCTGACTCAGAACTTAGCACTGAGAACTCATCACTCTTGGAGGGTAGTCGTCGCTTTTTAAGGTTGGCTTTCGAGCAACCAGCGTCCCTGCTAAACTACTTATCAGAAAATACCCTGATTGCCATTGATGAGCCAGAACAGTGTCATGCTCATAGCGATCGCTGGGTAGAAAATGCCGAAGAACAGTGGGGAATAGGGAATAGGGAATTGGGAATAGGGAATGGGGAAGAATCTACCTCTAGTCCCTTAGCATTGCCGAAAATTCATCGGTCGTTTGATGAATGTTTGGCTGATGTTGCCAAATTTAAAACCTTATATTTATCGGAACTCTCAGAGGAAAATGATGGGATTAATCTTGCCAGCCGACCTGTTCCTGTCACGCCGCACCAGTTTGCTAAACTAGCTGAAACTATCCGCCAAGAACGCGATCGCAATTTCTCTATCTGGTTGCTTTCTGCTCAACCTTCCCGTTCTGTCTCGCTGTTGCAAGAACATGACTGTCCGGCTCAGTTTATCCCGAATCCCCGCGACTACCAAGCGATAGATAAGCTGCAAATAAACCATACTCCCATAGCCCTAAAATATTCTGGTCTGGCGGAACTAGAAGGTTTTATCCTGCCTACTTACCGAATAGTAATCGTCACAGATCGGGAATTTTTTGGGCAGCATTCTTTGGCGACTCCCGGCTATATCCGCAAGCGTCACAAAGCTACTTCTAAACAAGTTGATCCCAATAAGCTGCGTCCAGGCGATTATGTGGTTCACAGAAATCATGGTGTTGGTAAATTTGTCAAGCTGGAAAGTTTGACGATTAATAATGAAACCCGTGATTATTTGGTGGTGCAGTATGCTGATGGGTTATTAAGAGTCGCAGCTGATCAAGTAGGTGCTTTATCCCGGTTCCGCGCCGCAGGTGATAAAGCACCAGAACTTAATCGGATGACCGGTAAAGCTTGGGAAAATACCAAGAATAAAGTCCGCAAAGCGATTAAAAAATTGGCGGTGGACTTGTTGAAACTGTATGCAGCGCGATCGCAACAACAAGGTTTTAGCTTTCCAGGTGATATGCCTTGGCAAGAGGAATTGGAAGATTCTTTCCCCTACCAACCCACAACAGATCAACTCAAAGCTGTACAAGATGTGAAACGCGACATGGAAAGCGATCGCCCAATGGATCGCTTAGTTTGTGGCGATGTCGGTTTTGGAAAGACGGAAGTGGCGATTCGTGCTGTTTTTAAAGCAGTCACCGCCGGTAAACAAGTGGCACTCCTTGCGCCGACAACTATTTTAACACAGCAGCATTACCATACACTCAAAGAACGTTTTGCTCCTTACCCGGTAAATGTCGGTTTGCTCAACCGCTTTCGTTCTGCTGAAGAACGCCGCGATATTCAAAAGCGATTGGCAACGGGTGAATTAGATGTAGTGATTGGCACGCACCAACTTTTAGGTAAAGGTGTGACATTCCGGGATTTAGGACTGTTGGTAGTGGATGAAGAACAGCGATTTGGGGTAAATCAGAAGGAGAAAATTAAAAGCTTGAAAACTCAAGTGGACGTGCTTACCCTCTCCGCTACTCCCATTCCCCGGACTTTGTATATGTCCTTGTCGGGAATTCGGGAGATGAGTTTGATTACTACACCACCCCCAACCAGACGCCCGATTAAAACCCATCTGTCACCGATAAATTCCGAAAGTATCCGCACTGCAATTCGTCAAGAATTAGACAGAGGCGGCCAGGTATTTTATGTAGTTCCACGAGTAGATGGAATTGAAGAGACAACAGCCAATTTACGAGAAGTGTTACCGGGAGCTAGGTTTGCGATCGCCCACGGTCAAATGGATGAAAGCGAGTTAGAATCCACCATGCTCACCTTCAGTAATGGCGATGCAGACATCCTCGTTTGTACGACAATTATTGAATCTGGCTTAGATATTCCACGAGTCAACACCATTTTAATTGAAGATGCTCATCGCTTTGGATTGGCACAACTGTATCAATTACGCGGTCGTGTGGGGCGTGCAGGTATCCAAGCTCATGCTTGGTTATTTTATCCAAAGCAACGGCAATTATCTGATGCGGCTCGACAACGTTTACGAGCGATTCAGGAATTTACTCAGCTAGGTTCTGGGTATCAGCTAGCGATGCGCGACATGGAAATCAGAGGCGTGGGTAACTTGCTAGGTGCAGAACAATCCGGTCAAATGGATGCCATCGGTTTTGATTTATACATGGAAATGCTAGAAGAAGCAATTCGGGAAATCCGAGGACAAGAAATTCCGCAAGTGGAGGATACCCAGATTGACCTTAACCTGACGGCGTTTATTCCGGCAGATTACATCACCGATTTGGATCAAAAGATGAGTGCATACCGAGCGGTGGCTACAGCTAAATCTAAATCAGAATTAAAACAGATTGCAGCCGAGTGGAGCGATCGCTATGGTACTTTACCTGTCCCTGCAAATCAACTTTTGCGAGTCATGGAACTCAAACAGTTAGCAAAAAAACTCGGATTTAGCCGGATTAAACCAGAAAACAAGCAGCACGTCGTTTTAGAAACGCCGATGGAAGAACCCGCTTGGAACTTGTTGGTGGCGAATTTACCAGACAATCTGAAGACGCGCTTTGTGTATTCTCCGGGGAAAGTGACAGTACGCGGATTAGGAGTTTTTAAAGCAGATCAACAATTGCAGAATTTGATTGATGCTTTCGGGAGAATGCAAGGTGCGATTCCAGAGGTGGCTGTTGTTTGA
- a CDS encoding DUF29 domain-containing protein — MPSPSLYETDFYAWTHEQATLLRNEQWSQIDLQNLIEEIQSLGKQQRQELRNRLSVLIGHLLKWQYQSQRRSRSWLATLRIQRLDIAELLEDNPSLKTYLEEALRKAYLKGVELAVGETDLPKRTFPVECPYSLPEILDYDFYPGEPSKLVDESEQ, encoded by the coding sequence ATGCCTTCACCAAGCCTATACGAAACTGATTTTTACGCATGGACACACGAACAAGCAACTTTACTTCGCAATGAACAGTGGAGTCAGATTGATCTGCAAAATCTAATTGAGGAGATTCAATCTTTGGGTAAACAGCAACGTCAAGAACTGCGAAACCGTCTGAGTGTGTTGATTGGACATTTACTAAAATGGCAGTATCAATCCCAACGCCGTAGCCGTAGCTGGTTAGCAACACTTCGTATTCAACGCTTAGATATTGCTGAACTGCTTGAAGACAATCCTAGCCTAAAGACCTACCTTGAAGAAGCACTTCGCAAAGCCTACCTTAAAGGTGTCGAATTAGCTGTTGGAGAAACAGATTTGCCCAAGCGTACTTTTCCGGTAGAGTGTCCCTACAGCTTGCCAGAGATTCTGGACTATGACTTCTACCCCGGTGAACCAAGCAAGTTAGTAGATGAATCAGAGCAGTAA
- a CDS encoding hemolysin family protein → MSSITFEILIILVLIIANGVFSMSEMAIVSARKVRLQQLANQGDVKAKAALKLAESPNHFLSTVQVGISLIGILTGAFGGATIANRLAVYVKLVPLLAPYSEPLSFGIVVLLITYLSLIVGELVPKRLALNNPERIASIVAIPMQALSAIASPMVYLLSASTDLILRLLGITASTEPQVTEEEIKILIEQGTEAGTFEEAEQDMVERVFRLGDRPVSYLMTPRPDIVWLDLDDSAEENRHKMVDSAYSRYPVCQGGLDNVLGVIPVTDLLARSFRGEPLDLTVGLRQPIFVPESTRGLKVLELFKQTITHMALVVDEYGVIQGLVTLNDIMSEIVGDVPSTDGQDHPQAVQREDGSWLLDGMLPVEEFLELFGMEEWESEERGSYQTLGGFVITHLGRIPATADHFEWQSMRIEVMDMDGNRVDKVLVLPKGKSPDTEKSD, encoded by the coding sequence ATGTCCTCCATCACTTTTGAAATTTTAATCATTTTGGTGCTAATTATTGCCAATGGCGTGTTTTCTATGTCTGAGATGGCGATTGTCTCAGCCCGGAAAGTTAGGCTACAACAGCTTGCTAATCAAGGAGATGTCAAGGCAAAGGCAGCATTGAAACTAGCTGAGTCTCCAAATCATTTCCTGTCAACCGTTCAAGTGGGTATTTCGCTGATCGGTATCTTGACTGGTGCTTTTGGAGGAGCAACAATTGCTAACCGACTGGCAGTCTATGTAAAACTTGTGCCTTTGTTAGCACCTTATAGTGAACCGCTATCTTTCGGAATAGTGGTTTTGCTCATTACATATTTGTCACTCATTGTTGGCGAATTGGTACCGAAGCGTCTGGCATTAAACAACCCAGAAAGGATTGCATCGATTGTAGCGATTCCTATGCAAGCCTTATCGGCGATCGCTTCCCCAATGGTGTATCTCTTAAGCGCTTCTACAGATTTGATCCTGCGATTATTGGGAATTACAGCTTCTACTGAGCCGCAAGTTACCGAAGAAGAAATTAAAATCTTAATCGAGCAAGGCACTGAAGCGGGAACCTTTGAGGAAGCCGAACAGGATATGGTGGAGCGAGTCTTTCGTTTAGGCGATCGCCCTGTCAGCTACTTAATGACACCCCGTCCCGATATTGTCTGGCTAGACTTAGACGACTCTGCCGAAGAAAATCGTCACAAAATGGTTGATAGTGCCTATTCTCGGTATCCGGTTTGTCAGGGGGGACTTGACAATGTGCTGGGTGTTATCCCTGTTACCGACTTATTAGCCAGGAGTTTCCGAGGAGAACCGCTAGACTTGACAGTGGGATTGCGACAGCCCATATTTGTCCCAGAAAGCACCCGTGGCTTGAAAGTTTTGGAATTGTTCAAACAAACCATTACTCACATGGCGCTGGTGGTGGATGAATACGGCGTGATTCAAGGATTAGTTACTCTCAACGACATCATGAGCGAAATTGTGGGTGATGTTCCTTCAACAGATGGACAGGATCATCCACAAGCTGTGCAACGCGAGGATGGTTCCTGGCTTTTAGATGGGATGTTGCCTGTAGAGGAGTTTTTGGAACTTTTCGGTATGGAAGAGTGGGAGTCTGAGGAACGCGGTAGCTATCAAACTTTAGGCGGTTTTGTGATCACCCATTTAGGTCGTATTCCTGCCACAGCAGATCATTTTGAATGGCAAAGTATGCGAATTGAAGTGATGGATATGGATGGGAACCGCGTTGATAAGGTGCTAGTCCTACCAAAGGGAAAATCACCGGATACGGAAAAATCTGATTAG